In Equus przewalskii isolate Varuska chromosome 15, EquPr2, whole genome shotgun sequence, a single genomic region encodes these proteins:
- the ELP6 gene encoding elongator complex protein 6 isoform X1 — protein MFPELNHLLNTTPDRAEQGKLTLLCDAKTDGSFLVHHFLSFYLKANCKVCFVALIQSFSHYNIVGQKLGVSLTTARERGQLVFLEGLKSSVDVFFRSQEEPHPLQFLREANTGNLQPLFEFVREALKPGDNAEAAWRCPVLLVDDLSVLLSLGVGAVAVLDFIHYCRATVCCELKGNIVTLVHDSGDAEDEENDVLLNGLSHQSHLILRAEGLATGFCRDVHGQLRILWRRPSQLTAQRDRSLTYQYKIQDKSVSFFAKGMSPAVL, from the exons ATGTTCCCAGAACTTAATCACCTTCTCAACACCACCCCCGACAGGGCAGAGCAG GGGAAATTGACTCTACTGTGTGATGCCAAGACAGATGGCAGTTTCCTTGTGCAccactttctctccttctacctCAAAG CTAATTGTAAAGTCTGCTTTGTGGCACTCATCCAGTCCTTCAGTCACTACAATATCGTGGGACAGaagctg GGTGTCAGCCTGACCACAGCACGGGAACGTGGGCAGCTCGTGTTCCTCGAAGGTCTCAAGTCTTCAGTGGATGTCTTCTTCCGGTCTCAGGAGGAGCCACACCCTCTGCAGTTTCTCAG GGAGGCCAACACTGGGAACCTGCAGCCACTGTTTGAGTTTGTGCGGGAGGCCCTGAAGCCTGGGGACAATGCGGAGGCTGCATGGAGGTGCCCGGTGCTGCTGGTGGACGACCTGAGTGTGCTGCTGAGCCTGGGTGTGGGGGCAGTGGCCGTGCTGGACTTCATCCACTACTGCAGAGCCACTGTGTGCTGTGAGCTAAAG GGAAATATAGTGACCCTTGTGCACGACAGTGGAGATGCCGAGGACGAGGAGAATGACGTCCTGCTGAATGGCCTTAGTCACCAGAGCCACCTGATCCTGCGGGCCGAGGGCCTCGCCACTGGCTTCTGCAGGGATGTGCATGGGCAG CTGAGGATCCTGTGGAGGAGACCATCACAGCTTACAGCGCAGCGGGATCGCAGCCTCACCTACCAGTACAAGATACAGGACAAGAGTGTGTCCTTTTTCGCCAAAGGAATGTCTCCTGCTGTTCTGTGA
- the ELP6 gene encoding elongator complex protein 6 isoform X2 has product MLAPAEGGLLDLLESSQRPCVLLKVPRKQGKLTLLCDAKTDGSFLVHHFLSFYLKANCKVCFVALIQSFSHYNIVGQKLGVSLTTARERGQLVFLEGLKSSVDVFFRSQEEPHPLQFLREANTGNLQPLFEFVREALKPGDNAEAAWRCPVLLVDDLSVLLSLGVGAVAVLDFIHYCRATVCCELKGNIVTLVHDSGDAEDEENDVLLNGLSHQSHLILRAEGLATGFCRDVHGQLRILWRRPSQLTAQRDRSLTYQYKIQDKSVSFFAKGMSPAVL; this is encoded by the exons ATGCTGGCGCCTGCGGAAGGTGGGCTTCTGGACCTTCTCGAGTCTTCTCAAAGGCCGTGTGTGCTCTTGAAAGTGCCCAGGAAGCAG GGGAAATTGACTCTACTGTGTGATGCCAAGACAGATGGCAGTTTCCTTGTGCAccactttctctccttctacctCAAAG CTAATTGTAAAGTCTGCTTTGTGGCACTCATCCAGTCCTTCAGTCACTACAATATCGTGGGACAGaagctg GGTGTCAGCCTGACCACAGCACGGGAACGTGGGCAGCTCGTGTTCCTCGAAGGTCTCAAGTCTTCAGTGGATGTCTTCTTCCGGTCTCAGGAGGAGCCACACCCTCTGCAGTTTCTCAG GGAGGCCAACACTGGGAACCTGCAGCCACTGTTTGAGTTTGTGCGGGAGGCCCTGAAGCCTGGGGACAATGCGGAGGCTGCATGGAGGTGCCCGGTGCTGCTGGTGGACGACCTGAGTGTGCTGCTGAGCCTGGGTGTGGGGGCAGTGGCCGTGCTGGACTTCATCCACTACTGCAGAGCCACTGTGTGCTGTGAGCTAAAG GGAAATATAGTGACCCTTGTGCACGACAGTGGAGATGCCGAGGACGAGGAGAATGACGTCCTGCTGAATGGCCTTAGTCACCAGAGCCACCTGATCCTGCGGGCCGAGGGCCTCGCCACTGGCTTCTGCAGGGATGTGCATGGGCAG CTGAGGATCCTGTGGAGGAGACCATCACAGCTTACAGCGCAGCGGGATCGCAGCCTCACCTACCAGTACAAGATACAGGACAAGAGTGTGTCCTTTTTCGCCAAAGGAATGTCTCCTGCTGTTCTGTGA